From Zingiber officinale cultivar Zhangliang chromosome 5B, Zo_v1.1, whole genome shotgun sequence, the proteins below share one genomic window:
- the LOC121985189 gene encoding late embryogenesis abundant protein At5g17165-like — translation MPFSLPALPSPIHRSALPFLPSLPSMAAYLKGRSVAAHHGKRFLHQIWAAPAISSRARAVHQSSYDKNVDEQARPTVVPDHVIDSRSSDKYWGPHPTTGVFGPTDDGGESASAGSGGSPAVAEGSGTSDAEQTVWFRPQEGVDKAPYA, via the exons ATGCCCTTTTCCCTTCCTGCTCTTCCATCGCCGATCCATCGCAGTGCTCTTCCTTTCCTCCCTTCACTTCCTTCCATGGCAGCCTACTTGAAGGGGCGCTCAGTCGCTGCACACCACGGGAAGCGATTCCTCCACCAGATCTGGGCCGCTCCGGCGATTTCTTCGAG GGCCAGGGCAGTGCACCAGTCGTCGTACGACAAGAACGTGGACGAGCAGGCGCGCCCCACCGTGGTGCCGGACCATGTGATCGACTCCCGCAGCTCTGACAAGTACTGGGGACCGCACCCCACCACCGGCGTCTTCGGCCCCACTGACGACGGCGGCGAGTCGGCCTCCGCCGGCAGCGGGGGGAGCCCGGCGGTCGCCGAAGGGAGCGGCACCTCCGACGCGGAGCAGACTGTGTGGTTCCGCCCCCAGGAGGGCGTTGACAAGGCACCCTACGCCTGA